A section of the Pseudomonas flavescens genome encodes:
- a CDS encoding YeaC family protein — protein MSSFVELIRNITPDVYESLKLAVEIGKWPDGRKLTQEQKELSLQAMIAWEIENLPEDQRTGYMGTSECSSKSEPIPNLLYKSSETLH, from the coding sequence ATGTCCTCCTTCGTCGAATTGATCCGCAACATCACCCCGGACGTGTATGAAAGCCTCAAGCTGGCCGTGGAGATCGGCAAGTGGCCGGACGGCCGCAAGCTGACTCAGGAGCAGAAGGAACTGAGCCTGCAGGCGATGATCGCCTGGGAGATCGAGAACCTGCCCGAGGATCAGCGCACTGGCTACATGGGCACCTCCGAGTGTTCCTCGAAGTCCGAGCCGATCCCGAACCTGCTCTACAAGTCCTCGGAAACCCTGCACTGA